From one Nematostella vectensis chromosome 7, jaNemVect1.1, whole genome shotgun sequence genomic stretch:
- the LOC116604076 gene encoding acidic fibroblast growth factor intracellular-binding protein-like isoform X1, translating to MEDINVFIMDPTQVDLEVYDLWLQGLSEIEASNHRITDGSLVKYGATHTIITSDTRDHYRLFNMLEHFLQNPLVLGKQLLVQIPPNIQETLIERYYQFDKEVIRELLGKKLTGRQRKDLDDVSDKTGVTLKSCRRQFDNIKNVFRTIEETEGGGLVETIKKNFLLPEPLARDFASIVFLATHRFETSKRRLSYLTFDDIAYCAELMINNWTVGSDVEGGTGQDMGETGAEFDRTFLQDLRDLRVFVTDREIVEEHKKLVCTEVQKNGSSAFAKSVDTNFKVICRALLNIGAGLIHSKEIKDLFSDFTEKIIEACKQLEWSTDAVHMFFTSLVSTCSQVESLSRSNLERLVPIYTRFITVCHQCITRMYQSS from the exons ATGGAAGACATAAATGTCTTTATTATGGACCCAACCCAGGTGGATCTTGAAGTGTATGATCTTTGGTTACAGGGGCTTTCTG AAATAGAGGCATCTAATCATAGAATTACTGATGGTTCCCTTGTCAAGTATGGTGCAACACATACCATCATTACCAGTGACACTAGAGACCACTACAGATTATTTAATATGCTGGAACATTTCCTACAAAACCCACTAGTGCTTGGAAAGCAGTTACTGGTACAGATACCACCAAATATCCAGGAAACTCTGATTGAAAG ATATTACCAGTTTGACAAAGAGGTGATTCGTGAGCTACTTGGAAAGAAACTGACAGGACGGCAGCGTAAGGATTTAGATGATGTGAGTGACAAAACTGGCGTCACCCTCAAGAGCTGTAGACGACAG TTTGACAacattaaaaatgttttccGGACTATTGAGGAAACTGAAGGTGGTGGTCTTGTCGAGACAATAAAGAAGAATTTCCTTCTGCCTGAACCATTAGCCAG GGACTTTGCAAGCATTGTATTTTTGGCAACACATCGTTTTGAGACATCCAAAAGAAG GCTATCATATTTGACATTTGACGACATTGCATACTGTGCTGAACTGATGATTAATAACTGGACAGTGGGGTCGGATGTCGAAGGAGGCACAG GGCAGGATATGGGTGAGACAGGAGCAGAATTTGACCGGACATTCCTCCAAGACCTTCGTGATCTACGGGTCTTTGTGACAGACAGAGAAATAGTAGAAGAGCACAAAAA ACTTGTGTGCACTGAAGTGCAGAAGAATGGTTCAAGTGCGTTTGCAAAGTCTGTGGACACAAATTTCAAA GTAATATGCCGTGCACTTCTAAACATTGGAGCTGGATTGATACACAGCAAAGAAATTAAAGATCTTTTTAGTGACTTTACTGAAAAG ATCATAGAGGCATGTAAGCAGCTTGAGTGGAGTACTGATGCCGTTCACATGTTTTTCACATCTCTTGTCAGTACATGTAGTCAAGTCGAGTCACTTAgcag
- the LOC116604076 gene encoding acidic fibroblast growth factor intracellular-binding protein-like isoform X2 codes for MEDINVFIMDPTQVDLEVYDLWLQGLSEIEASNHRITDGSLVKYGATHTIITSDTRDHYRLFNMLEHFLQNPLVLGKQLLVQIPPNIQETLIERYYQFDKEVIRELLGKKLTGRQRKDLDDVSDKTGVTLKSCRRQFDNIKNVFRTIEETEGGGLVETIKKNFLLPEPLARDFASIVFLATHRFETSKRRLSYLTFDDIAYCAELMINNWTVGSDVEGGTGQDMGETGAEFDRTFLQDLRDLRVFVTDREIVEEHKKLVCTEVQKNGSSAFAKSVDTNFKIIEACKQLEWSTDAVHMFFTSLVSTCSQVESLSRSNLERLVPIYTRFITVCHQCITRMYQSS; via the exons ATGGAAGACATAAATGTCTTTATTATGGACCCAACCCAGGTGGATCTTGAAGTGTATGATCTTTGGTTACAGGGGCTTTCTG AAATAGAGGCATCTAATCATAGAATTACTGATGGTTCCCTTGTCAAGTATGGTGCAACACATACCATCATTACCAGTGACACTAGAGACCACTACAGATTATTTAATATGCTGGAACATTTCCTACAAAACCCACTAGTGCTTGGAAAGCAGTTACTGGTACAGATACCACCAAATATCCAGGAAACTCTGATTGAAAG ATATTACCAGTTTGACAAAGAGGTGATTCGTGAGCTACTTGGAAAGAAACTGACAGGACGGCAGCGTAAGGATTTAGATGATGTGAGTGACAAAACTGGCGTCACCCTCAAGAGCTGTAGACGACAG TTTGACAacattaaaaatgttttccGGACTATTGAGGAAACTGAAGGTGGTGGTCTTGTCGAGACAATAAAGAAGAATTTCCTTCTGCCTGAACCATTAGCCAG GGACTTTGCAAGCATTGTATTTTTGGCAACACATCGTTTTGAGACATCCAAAAGAAG GCTATCATATTTGACATTTGACGACATTGCATACTGTGCTGAACTGATGATTAATAACTGGACAGTGGGGTCGGATGTCGAAGGAGGCACAG GGCAGGATATGGGTGAGACAGGAGCAGAATTTGACCGGACATTCCTCCAAGACCTTCGTGATCTACGGGTCTTTGTGACAGACAGAGAAATAGTAGAAGAGCACAAAAA ACTTGTGTGCACTGAAGTGCAGAAGAATGGTTCAAGTGCGTTTGCAAAGTCTGTGGACACAAATTTCAAA ATCATAGAGGCATGTAAGCAGCTTGAGTGGAGTACTGATGCCGTTCACATGTTTTTCACATCTCTTGTCAGTACATGTAGTCAAGTCGAGTCACTTAgcag